The following coding sequences lie in one Vanacampus margaritifer isolate UIUO_Vmar chromosome 16, RoL_Vmar_1.0, whole genome shotgun sequence genomic window:
- the gucy2d gene encoding retinal guanylyl cyclase 1, which yields MASHRDPRFLHNLSYHPRWQHDSFEPRRKRHTWTNSDVAGRVFRSSSTLSSLLKPQLPSSPLRRFPSCWASRLLMPLLLISSLPCQAWATTFKVALVGPWTCDPFYSKALPDTAARLATARINKDPHLNKGYWYDYTLINEDCKSSRAMARFAELEGYGSAFLGPANPGYCSSAALYAKEWDVGILSWSCLKPKMGEGGMYPTFLRPQPLSSRVLFTVLRFFRWAHVAIISEESDIWEATGYELASSLRALGLPVNPVVTMEAGKDGPRKALTKVRETDRVRVIIMCMPSVLIGGQSQYELLISALAMRMIDRGYIFIPYDTLLYSLPYDEAFYYKLGNDTKLRKAYDGVLTITIDSGERNFYQAYKEAQDGYEIRSSTLAEHVSPFFGSIYNMMYYIAMAAEQARANGGRWVTGEILGASEGGFEFEGFNQHLRAGRDGEGMQARYVVLDYSGMGNSLYSTHVLEAAHTDGRIGGLKYLGRSIHFAGSTPYTDSSCWFSPYFACSGGMDYTAIFFFLLFAMVLAGAINIFIHFKRSGRVGFTFGDSGGSTKVLLSLDDLVFINTQISRRKLNDESIMRSQLDMKTPHHSVSGRSYLASTPDNSNVAVFEGDWVWLKKGPPGAVSSVNSSTESVFIKLRDMRHENLNLFLGLFYDCGIFGVVTEHCSRGSLEDLLTNEDVRLDWMFKSSLLMDLIRGMKYLHNRGILHGRLKSRNCVVDGRFVLKVTDYGFNELLSAQSITLEDEKPEDLFWTAPELLRNLALRKKGTFPGDVYSFSIIAQEVVSRSAPFCMLDMPPKEIISKVKEPPPLCRPTVSVDEAPLDIIQVIKQAWSEEPDKRPTFHDIFKQFKSITKGKKTNIIDSMLRMLEQYSSNLEDLIRERTEELEVERQKTDQLVAQMLPKSVAQALKTGKPVKPEHFSEVTLYFSDIVGFTTISALSEPIEVVDLLNDLYTLFDAIIGLHDVYKVETIGDAYMVASGVPNRNGNRHAAEMANMSLDILHCIGTFKMRHMPELRVRIRIGLHSGPVVAGVVGLTMPRYCLFGDTVNTASRMESTGLPYRIHVNQTTVDILNSLKLGYKIEVRGMTELKGKGIENTFWLVGREDFKKPLPIPPDLQGGRNHGIGLDEIPPDRRQKFLDRQKKMG from the exons ATGGCAAGTCACAGAGACCCTCGCTTCCTGCACAATCTGTCCTACCACCCTCGATGGCAGCATGACTCGTTCGAACCCAGGAGAAAAAGACACACGTGGACAAACAGTGACGTAGCTGGTCGTGTCTTCCGTTCCTCGTCCACATTGTCTTCGTTATTAAAACCGCAGTTGCCATCGTCCCCGCTGCGGCGTTTTCCGAGCTGCTGGGCAAGTCGGCTCCTAATGCCGTTACTCCTAATCTCATCCCTACCATGTCAAGCCTGGGCGACCACATTCAAGGTGGCTCTGGTCGGACCCTGGACTTGTGACCCCTTTTACTCCAAAGCCCTGCCGGACACGGCGGCCCGCCTGGCCACTGCGCGCATCAACAAGGACCCCCACCTCAACAAAGGCTACTGGTACGACTACACGCTGATAAACGAGGACTGCAAGTCGTCCCGCGCCATGGCTCGTTTCGCCGAGCTGGAAGGATACGGCTCGGCCTTCCTGGGCCCGGCCAACCCGGGGTACTGCTCTTCGGCTGCTTTGTACGCTAAAGAGTGGGATGTCGGAATTCTCTCCTGGAGTTGCCTGAAACCAAAGATGGGGGAAGGAGGGATGTATCCCACTTTCCTCCGCCCACAGCCGTTGTCTTCGCGCGTCCTTTTCACAGTGCTGCGCTTCTTCCGCTGGGCCCACGTGGCGATCATCTCGGAGGAGAGCGACATCTGGGAGGCCACCGGGTACGAGCTGGCTTCGTCTCTGAGGGCTTTGGGCCTGCCCGTCAACCCTGTCGTGACCATGGAGGCGGGCAAGGACGGGCCGAGGAAGGCCTTGACAAAAGTTCGGGAAACAGATCGGGTTAGAG TGATCATTATGTGCATGCCTTCCGTCCTGATCGGCGGCCAATCCCAGTACGAACTTTTGATATCGGCTTTAGCCATGCGAATGATCGACCGCGGCTACATTTTCATCCCCTACGACACGCTGCTCTACTCACTTCCGTACGACGAGGCGTTCTACTACAAGCTGGGCAATGACACCAAACTGAGGAAAGCCTACGACGGAGTCCTCACCATCACCATCGACTCCGGAGAGCGCAATTTTTACCAGGCCTACAAAGAGGCCCAGGACGGCTACGAAATCCGCAGCAGCACCTTGGCAGAACAC GTTTCTCCGTTCTTCGGCTCCATCTACAACATGATGTATTACATAGCCATGGCAGCTGAGCAGGCCCGTGCCAACGGCGGCCGATGGGTGACGGGCGAGATCCTCGGCGCCAGCGAGGGCGGCTTCGAGTTCGAGGGCTTCAATCAGCACTTGAGGGCGGGTCGGGACGGCGAAGGCATGCAGGCCCGCTACGTGGTGCTGGACTACAGCGGGATGGGAAACTCGCTGTACTCCACTCACGTTCTGGAGGCTGCGCACACGGACGGCAGGATCGGAGGGTTGAAATATCTTGGTCGGTCGATCCATTTTGCCGGCAGTACCCCCTACACGGACTCCAGTTGTTGGTTTAGTCCGTATTTTGCCTGCAGTGGAG GAATGGATTACACGGCCATcttctttttccttctctttgCTATGGTGCTTGCTGGTGCCATAAAcatcttcattcatttcaa GAGGAGCGGCCGAGTGGGCTTCACTTTTGGAGACAGTGGCGGATCCACCAAAGTACTCCTGAGTCTGGATGACTTGGTCTTCATTAACACTCAAATCAGTCGAAGG AAGCTGAATGATGAAAGCATCATGAGAAGTCAGCTGGATATGAAAACACCTCACCACTCCGTGTCCGGTCGCAGCTATTTGGCCTCTACACCAGACAACTccaatgttgctgtatttgag GGCGACTGGGTTTGGTTGAAGAAAGGCCCGCCTGGAGCTGTATCGAGCGTCAATAGCAGCACCGAGTCGGTCTTCATCAAG CTCCGAGACATGAGGCATGAGAATCTCAATCTGTTCCTGGGACTATTCTACGACTGCGGCATTTTCGGAGTGGTGACGGAACACTGCTCCAGAGGCAGCTTGGAGGACCTGCTCACCAACGAGGACGTGCGGCTGGACTGGATGTTCAAGTCGTCCCTGCTGATGGATCTTATCAGG GGAATGAAGTACCTGCACAATCGAGGAATCCTTCATGGGCGCCTCAAATCCAGGAATTGCGTAGTGGACGGACGCTTTGTGCTGAAGGTGACCGATTATGGCTTCAATGAACTTCTCAGTGCCCAAAGCATCACCTTAGAGGACGAAAAGCCCGAGG ATCTGTTCTGGACCGCTCCTGAGCTGCTACGCAATCTTGCTCTGAGGAAAAAGGGGACGTTTCCGGGAGACGTCTACAGTTTTTCTATCATTGCACAGGAAGTGGTTTCCCGCTCTGCACCTTTTTGTATGTTGGACATGCCGCCCAAGG AGATTATCAGCAAGGTCAAAGAGCCCCCTCCTTTGTGTCGGCCCACCGTTTCAGTAGACGAGGCCCCCCTGGACATCATCCAGGTCATAAAGCAGGCCTGGAGCGAAGAACCAGACAAGAGGCCCACATTTCATGATATTTTCAAACAG TTTAAAAGCATCACCAAAGGCAAGAAGACCAACATCATTGACTCAATGTTGCGCATGTTGGAGCAGTACTCGTCCAACTTGGAGGATCTGATCCGGGAGAGGACGGAAGAGTTGGAGGTGGAGAGACAAAAGACGGACCAGTTGGTAGCGCAGATGTTGCCCAA GTCCGTCGCTCAGGCGCTGAAGACGGGCAAGCCGGTGAAACCCGAACACTTCAGCGAGGTCACGCTCTACTTTAGCGACATCGTAGGCTTCACCACCATCTCGGCTCTCAGCGAGCCCATCGAGGTGGTCGACCTGCTGAATGACCTCTACACGCTCTTTGACGCCATCATCGGGCTTCATGACGTGTACAAG GTGGAAACGATTGGAGATGCGTACATGGTGGCCTCCGGAGTCCCCAATAGGAACGGCAACCGTCATGCGGCTGAGATGGCCAACATGTCTCTTGACATCCTCCACTGCATCGGCACTTTCAAGATGAGACACATGCCTGAATTAAGAGTTCGGATCCGGATTGGCTTGCACTCCG GCCCAGTGGTGGCAGGAGTTGTGGGCCTCACGATGCCTCGCTACTGCCTCTTCGGAGACACGGTCAACACAGCATCTCGAATGGAGTCCACCGGGTTGC cTTACAGAATACACGTGAACCAGACCACAGTAGACATCCTTAACAGCTTGAAGCTGGGATACAAAATTGAAGTCAGGGGTATGACGGAATTGAAG gGTAAAGGTATTGAGAACACCTTCTGGTTGGTGGGAAGGGAAGATTTCAAGAAACCCCTGCCAATTCCACCAGACCTTCAAGG GGGAAGAAATCACGGCATCGGTTTAGATGAGATCCCTCCCGACAGAAGACAAAAGTTTCTGGATCGACAGAAGAAGATGGGCTAG
- the LOC144036405 gene encoding insulin receptor substrate 1-B, translated as MENQAGAELQNYEDVQRSGYLRKHKSMHRRFFVLRTASERGPARLEYYENEKKFRSKSPVPKKVLNLETCFNINKRADSKNKHLIVLYTRSESFAIAADSEEVQNEWYQAMLDLQCNCKSPEDYGSSGECSSPSPIPTFKEVWQVKVWPKGLGHARNLVGIYRLCLTDKTVNFVKLNSDVAAVVLQLMNVRRCGHSENFFFIEVGRSAITGPGEFWMQVDDSVVAQNMHETLLEAMKALSEEFRQRSKSQSVGTSCGGGTASNPISVPSRRHHPNLPPSQVGFTRRARTETPGGSSTSTSPTSRHGFPRARTASIGARSEESGASTRSTWASSSPSLNGSCSTTPTLRPKPTRAPTPAKITLSLARYTPNPAPSPAPSLSSSSGHGSECGLVGAAVGGMTVCSYPRVSQRVSVSGSPSDYGSSDEYGSSPGEHSLLMPSMAAHHGHGEGPSSYIVMGQREGLLASHHRSKGRRILRRSSSRDSEAERRLLSKRASLPLATHERLAPHRKDEDEDEEEYAVMSQSASREGAAGSLAVGCGRGDVAGENRKRFDKRREADTRAPSDSGYMSMLPGVTSPAADDEYMAMTPNNSVSPPQHMRQPSTEGYMVMSPNSSVSTELHGMGMWDSRGSMESRVASDYMNISPVTSRSACSTPPSHPEQHQLQPKMFNSYFSLPRAYQHTLYSRFEEDLNKGECKKDSSDSAGMSGGAGYNKRNKTGAAPTGGFQLSMSSSSFSSSSASSESLEDKSISAGKGLSLYKSAGTCAKDGRHLQKRGSSCKSPKQQRRGRPLSMSSDIAKANTLPRVKENLPPMAPHNVGEYVSIVFKEDNKYNDGRCAGSDRAHGTLRPSNQPLLVPDNAANLPRSFSAPLSTSAEYVSMDVGKSSTPLRSTFSPPRGPPAVAPKGRLEHGTSSPLATEGNSVYRSKVKMAGDALNSFIDSNISDPSLSARPTAHSGPPVSMEEEKGLGFSPVKTFQSPEHGSRLGRADAPGRRGHHSETFNSPPSAPRHPPSATNIYPEGGQPAAHRHTLDCSLWESGQAASLSDTPPPQASAEQGLNYIDLDLAIKESPQAGAERSSAAYNIGAGAMGGGGSSLNTYASIDFYKSEELRAHQIGRQDDQDC; from the exons ATGGAGAACCAAGCTGGCGCCGAGTTGCAGAATTACGAAGACGTGCAGAGAAGCGGCTACCTCCGCAAGCACAAATCAATGCACCGGCGCTTCTTCGTGCTGAGGACGGCCTCAGAACGTGGTCCGGCTCGCTTGGAGTACTACGAGAACGAGAAGAAATTCCGCAGCAAATCTCCCGTGCCCAAGAAAGTGCTGAACCTGGAGACGTGCTTCAACATCAACAAGCGGGCGGATTCCAAGAACAAGCACCTGATCGTGCTCTACACCCGCAGCGAGAGCTTTGCCATCGCCGCCGACAGCGAGGAGGTCCAAAACGAGTGGTACCAAGCCATGCTGGACCTCCAGTGCAATT GTAAATCTCCTGAAGATTATGGCAGTAGTGGGGAGTGTAGCTCTCCGTCTCCAATTCCAACTTTCAAGGAAGTGTGGCAGGTTAAAGTTTGGCCAAAGGGTCTTGGACACGCCAGGAACTTAGTAGGCATCTACCGCCTGTGCCTAACTGACAAGACAGTCAACTTTGTCAAGCTCAACTCCGATGTGGCAGCTGTCGTGCTGCAGCTGATGAATGTTCGCCGATGTGGTCATTCAGAGAACTTTTTCTTCATCGAGGTGGGCCGTTCAGCCATAACCGGACCCGGAGAGTTTTGGATGCAAGTGGATGATTCAGTGGTGGCTCAGAACATGCACGAGACCTTGCTGGAAGCCATGAAAGCGCTAAGCGAGGAGTTCCGTCAACGCAGTAAGTCTCAGTCTGTGGGGACATCATGTGGCGGCGGAACTGCTTCAAACCCCATCAGTGTTCCGAGTCGCCGACATCATCCCAATCTGCCCCCCAGTCAGGTGGGCTTCACCAGGCGAGCCCGTACGGAGACTCCGGGTGGTAGCAGTACCAGCACCTCGCCAACATCACGCCATGGATTTCCGCGGGCCCGAACGGCTAGCATTGGGGCCCGGTCGGAGGAAAGCGGAGCAAGTACCAGGTCAACATGGGCCAGCTCCAGCCCGAGTCTTAATGGATCCTGCTCGACTACACCAACACTCAGGCCCAAGCCCACTAGGGCCCCCACCCCTGCAAAGATTACCCTCAGCCTTGCGCGCTACACGCCtaaccctgctccctctcccGCTCCGAGTCTCTCCTCCAGCTCTGGTCACGGATCCGAGTGTGGTCTAGTGGGCGCGGCAGTGGGTGGCATGACGGTGTGTTCCTACCCCCGCGTGTCTCAGAGAGTTTCTGTTTCGGGCTCACCGAGCGACTACGGATCCTCTGACGAATACGGTTCCAGTCCTGGTGAACACTCCCTGCTCATGCCCAGTATGGCTGCCCATCACGGGCACGGAGAAGGGCCCTCCAGCTACATAGTCATGGGTCAGCGAGAGGGTCTCCTCGCTTCCCATCATCGCTCCAAAGGCAGGCGCATTCTGCGGCGCTCATCCAGTCGGGATTCTGAGGCAGAACGAAGACTACTAAGTAAGAGAGCTTCTCTGCCTTTGGCCACCCACGAACGACTCGCTCCACATCGAAAAgatgaggacgaggacgaggaagaATATGCCGTAATGTCACAGAGTGCGAGCAGAGAAGGCGCTGCTGGCAGCTTGGCAGTGGGGTGCGGGCGAGGTGATGTGGCGGGGGAAAACAGAAAGCGATTTGACAAAAGGAGAGAAGCAGACACGAGAGCTCCTTCGGATAGCGGCTACATGTCAATGCTGCCTGGAGTCACGTCCCCAGCTGCGGACGACGAGTACATGGCCATGACGCCCAACAATAGCGTGTCCCCGCCTCAGCACATGCGGCAGCCGAGTACAGAGGGTTACATGGTCATGTCCCCGAATAGTAGCGTCTCCACAGAGTTACATGGAATGGGAATGTGGGACAGCAGGGGGAGCATGGAGAGCCGGGTTGCTAGTGACTACATGAACATCTCGCCCGTCACTAGCCGCTCGGCCTGTAGCACACCACCTTCCCACCCTGAACAGCACCAACTacaaccaaaaatgtttaattcctACTTCTCTCTGCCCCGTGCTTATCAGCATACCCTCTATAGTCGCTTTGAGGAGGATCTAAACAAAGGGGAGTGCAAAAAGGACAGCAGTGATAGCGCTGGAATGAGCGGGGGAGCGGGGTACAACAAGAGAAACAAAACGGGGGCCGCCCCTACGGGAGGCTTTCAACTCTCCATGTCTTCCTCGTCTTTCTCCTCAAGCTCAGCCAGCAGTGAAAGCCTGGAGGACAAGTCCATATCGGCAGGGAAAGGGTTAAGTTTGTACAAGAGTGCAGGAACGTGCGCCAAAGATGGTCGCCATCTCCAAAAACGCGGCTCGAGCTGCAAGAGCCCAAAGCAACAAAGGAGGGGCCGTCCCCTCAGTATGTCTTCAGACATTGCTAAAGCTAACACCTTGCCTCGAGTCAAAGAGAATCTGCCCCCAATGGCGCCTCACAACGTTGGCGAGTATGTCAGTATTGTTTTCAAGGAAGACAATAAATATAACGACGGAAGATGTGCAGGGTCAGATCGAGCGCATGGAACCCTTCGGCCCTCAAACCAGCCCCTCCTTGTTCCTGATAACGCTGCTAACCTTCCTCGTAGCTTCTCCGCACCGTTGTCCACCTCTGCTGAGTATGTCAGCATGGATGTAGGGAAGTCGTCAACACCCCTAAGGTCGACATTCAGCCCCCCGCGGGGTCCACCAGCTGTCGCCCCCAAGGGTCGACTTGAACATGGCACATCATCTCCTCTGGCAACAGAAGGAAACTCTGTCTATCGATCCAAAGTAAAGATGGCAGGAGATGCCCTTAATTCGTTCATTGACAGCAACATTTCAGATCCCAGCCTTTCAGCGAGACCGACCGCCCACTCAGGCCCACCTGTGTCCATGGAGGAGGAAAAAGGGTTGGGGTTTTCTCCTGTCAAGACCTTCCAGTCTCCTGAGCACGGCAGCAGACTTGGCCGAGCCGACGCTCCGGGTCGGCGGGGCCACCACTCAGAGACCTTTAATTCCCCTCCCTCTGCACCTCGACACCCCCCCTCCGCTACCAACATCTACCCAGAGGGCGGCCAGCCGGCGGCCCACCGGCACACTTTGGACTGCTCACTGTGGGAAAGCGGTCAGGCTGCTAGTTTGTCTGACACGCCGCCTCCACAAGCCTCTGCTGAACAAGGCCTTAACTATATTGACCTTGACTTGGCCATTAAGGAGAGCCCTCAAGCGGGAGCTGAGCGTTCCTCTGCCGCCTACAACATTGGCGCAGGCGCTATGGGCGGCGGCGGCTCGAGCCTCAATACGTACGCCAGTATTGACTTCTATAAGTCGGAGGAACTGAGAGCGCACCAAATTGGCAGACAGGATGATCAAG ATTGTTGA